In Collimonas arenae, a single genomic region encodes these proteins:
- a CDS encoding DOPA 4,5-dioxygenase family protein, which produces MTVSPEPRITSYHAHIYYDAATMPQAIALCEEAARRFSLTMGRAHQKPVGPHPDWSCQLAFEPEIFGELVPWLAMNRAGLVIFTHPLTGDDLADHRDHAIWMGAVRPLKLSIFMNDSEALSE; this is translated from the coding sequence ATGACCGTATCGCCCGAGCCGCGCATCACCAGCTATCACGCCCATATCTATTACGACGCCGCTACCATGCCGCAAGCAATCGCCTTGTGCGAAGAAGCTGCGCGCCGGTTTAGCCTGACTATGGGCCGCGCTCATCAGAAACCGGTGGGACCGCATCCTGACTGGAGTTGCCAGCTGGCGTTTGAGCCGGAGATATTCGGCGAGCTGGTTCCCTGGCTAGCGATGAACCGGGCAGGCCTGGTTATTTTTACCCATCCGCTGACCGGGGACGATTTGGCAGATCATCGCGACCATGCAATCTGGATGGGTGCGGTGCGGCCTTTGAAATTATCGATCTTCATGAATGACTCAGAGGCATTGAGTGAATAA
- a CDS encoding CPBP family intramembrane glutamic endopeptidase, with protein sequence MPLSELSFLAFTLLAAAICAVWLHPVRINDRLAVPPWMGFFIAAAGCGLAAGVLNLLAVAELGIFCVIAYVASKAKRKVLSCILLTIAAIVALAMAMHRLPGFNNPIVISNLKLSADAIAFTQYANFDKGAAGLILLAFLCKRADTVAEWRAVLKRTWPVGIVTVLAVLGAATLIGYIKPDVKLSQATALFLVTNLFFTVVAEEAFFRGILQDRLASSLARFRYGHLAALICSALLFGAVHAAGGGTYVLLATIAGFGYAYAYFATQRIEAPIIVHFAVNAVHFIGFTYPHLN encoded by the coding sequence ATGCCTTTATCTGAACTGAGTTTCCTTGCCTTTACCCTGCTTGCTGCCGCCATTTGCGCGGTCTGGCTGCATCCCGTTCGCATCAATGACCGGCTCGCTGTGCCGCCGTGGATGGGATTTTTCATTGCCGCGGCCGGGTGCGGCCTTGCCGCAGGCGTGCTGAACCTCTTGGCGGTCGCGGAACTCGGGATTTTTTGCGTCATTGCCTATGTTGCATCCAAGGCCAAGCGGAAAGTCTTATCCTGCATTTTGTTGACCATCGCCGCCATCGTGGCACTAGCGATGGCCATGCATCGCCTTCCCGGATTCAACAACCCGATCGTCATTTCGAACCTGAAACTGTCTGCCGACGCCATTGCGTTCACCCAATACGCCAATTTCGACAAAGGCGCAGCCGGCCTGATTTTGCTAGCCTTCCTGTGCAAGCGGGCGGACACCGTCGCTGAATGGCGCGCGGTATTGAAAAGAACCTGGCCGGTGGGAATTGTGACGGTGCTTGCAGTGCTCGGCGCCGCAACCTTGATCGGCTATATCAAACCGGATGTCAAACTGAGCCAGGCCACTGCGCTGTTCCTGGTCACCAATCTGTTTTTCACGGTGGTGGCGGAAGAGGCATTTTTCCGCGGCATATTGCAAGACCGCCTGGCGTCGTCGCTGGCGCGCTTTCGTTACGGACACCTGGCGGCGCTGATCTGCTCCGCTCTCTTGTTTGGCGCGGTACATGCGGCCGGCGGCGGCACTTACGTATTGCTGGCGACGATTGCCGGCTTTGGTTATGCCTATGCCTACTTCGCGACACAGCGCATCGAAGCGCCGATCATCGTCCATTTCGCCGTCAATGCGGTGCACTTTATCGGCTTCACCTATCCCCATCTCAATTGA
- a CDS encoding DUF2339 domain-containing protein — MILWGILCGGVLGWLWPSSGFGDIGIFIGGLLGLVAGWGLQFAIRGEIAAGNEKLRKQMQEWFKAQAGVNGSAAATDAKPIDKAAMAAELARTIVSPVSPALPVLPASPVMPDAASQLQAAPPRQPAPIPAKREIVPAKPNVVELAIGAAKNWLLGGNTIVRVGLVILFIGLSFLASYAASAGLFPVEFRLAVVAAAGIALLAVGFGKRQAKPAFALALQGGGVAVIYLTVFAAFRLFDLIAPLPAFGLMIVVCALSCALALLQDSRGLAVAAFAGGFAVPLLLSTGGGSSVGLFSYYTLLNLAILFIAYKRSWRVLNIVGFVATFGVATTWGVLKYDPALYLSSQLFLIIFVLIYVTAAILYARNTPTKLGNAVDSTLMFGTALIGFGLQVGLVSQFKLGTAFSALGFAALYLVLATVLMRRGRQNYRLMIESMLVIGIGFVTLAVPLALDARWTSAVWALEGAGAFWVGMRQARWMPRAFGLLLQVVAGCAFLGGIDANVSTWPLANPMFIGAMLIALPALAIAWWLRSVLPHSDSTWAKAYAKVEALLGQPVYLYGFLFWYLAWILEAWRAVPGSEAGMAASPVFAAGTQQMLTMFALVASAWLSSLLGRKTGWAITGWPGRLTLLPLALVFIAQEWSDERVLYTPAWAIWLLALGLHFWMLYKNDTAPAASTGMLRLNRAMHVGSVWLLTLLLADCLWFGIDRAGLWQTSWAGVVLLVSAITVLLLLSVWAGKANRMTALSAFSWPRNPHAVAYYWHAALPLVLLVFAGALAMALFSSGHTEPLPYIPLLNPTDLTLALALGALLFWRRAVTAAQPLPVAAGWVPRKQTLLTLAALAFVAINTVWLRIVHHFFGVSWDASALFDSFVVQTGFAILWTLLALSLMLLAHRRVQRGLWLTGAGLLGLVVVKLLLVDLSNAGGAERIVTFIAVGILMLVVGYFAPLPPKAAVANPDPVEKTQA, encoded by the coding sequence ATGATTTTATGGGGAATTTTATGTGGTGGAGTGCTGGGTTGGCTATGGCCGAGCTCGGGATTCGGCGATATCGGCATATTTATCGGCGGCCTACTCGGCTTGGTGGCGGGCTGGGGCTTGCAATTTGCCATTCGCGGAGAAATCGCGGCCGGCAATGAAAAACTGCGCAAACAGATGCAGGAGTGGTTCAAAGCGCAGGCAGGTGTAAATGGCTCGGCCGCCGCGACAGATGCCAAGCCGATTGATAAAGCCGCGATGGCTGCCGAGCTTGCGCGCACCATTGTGTCGCCCGTTTCGCCCGCTTTACCAGTTTTACCAGCTTCGCCGGTGATGCCAGATGCTGCATCCCAATTACAGGCAGCTCCACCACGCCAACCGGCTCCGATACCGGCCAAGCGTGAAATCGTCCCCGCCAAGCCTAACGTCGTTGAGCTGGCCATCGGCGCGGCAAAGAATTGGCTCCTCGGCGGCAACACCATTGTCCGCGTCGGCCTGGTGATCCTGTTTATCGGCTTGTCCTTCCTGGCCAGTTACGCGGCGTCAGCCGGTTTGTTTCCGGTGGAATTTCGCCTGGCGGTGGTGGCTGCCGCCGGCATTGCATTGCTGGCGGTGGGTTTTGGCAAGCGCCAGGCCAAGCCGGCGTTTGCGCTGGCGCTACAAGGCGGCGGCGTGGCGGTGATCTACCTGACGGTGTTTGCTGCTTTCCGCTTGTTTGACCTGATCGCGCCCTTGCCTGCCTTCGGCTTGATGATCGTGGTGTGCGCGCTAAGTTGTGCGCTGGCGCTGCTGCAGGATTCGCGCGGCCTGGCGGTGGCGGCTTTTGCCGGCGGCTTTGCGGTGCCGCTGCTGCTTTCCACCGGTGGCGGCAGTAGCGTTGGCCTGTTCAGCTATTACACGCTGCTGAACCTGGCGATTCTGTTCATTGCCTACAAACGTTCGTGGCGAGTCCTGAACATCGTCGGATTTGTCGCCACTTTCGGCGTCGCTACGACCTGGGGTGTGCTGAAGTATGATCCGGCGCTGTATCTCAGTTCGCAACTGTTCCTGATTATCTTCGTGCTGATCTATGTGACGGCGGCGATCCTGTATGCCCGTAATACGCCTACCAAACTGGGCAACGCGGTCGATAGCACCTTGATGTTCGGTACCGCGCTGATTGGCTTTGGCTTGCAAGTCGGACTGGTCAGCCAATTCAAGCTGGGCACGGCGTTTTCGGCGCTGGGCTTCGCCGCCTTGTATCTGGTGCTGGCAACTGTGCTGATGCGGCGTGGCCGGCAAAATTATCGGCTGATGATTGAGTCCATGCTGGTCATCGGCATCGGCTTTGTGACATTGGCGGTGCCGCTGGCGCTGGATGCGCGCTGGACCTCGGCGGTGTGGGCGTTGGAAGGCGCCGGCGCGTTCTGGGTCGGCATGCGGCAGGCGCGATGGATGCCGCGCGCTTTCGGCTTGTTGCTGCAAGTAGTGGCAGGTTGCGCTTTCCTGGGCGGGATCGATGCCAATGTATCGACGTGGCCCTTGGCTAACCCCATGTTCATCGGCGCCATGTTGATTGCGTTGCCCGCACTGGCGATTGCCTGGTGGCTGCGCAGCGTGTTGCCGCATAGCGATTCGACCTGGGCCAAGGCCTATGCAAAAGTCGAAGCGCTGCTGGGCCAGCCGGTCTATCTGTATGGTTTCCTGTTCTGGTACCTGGCCTGGATCCTGGAAGCGTGGCGCGCCGTACCGGGTAGCGAAGCCGGCATGGCGGCTTCGCCGGTGTTTGCAGCCGGTACGCAACAAATGCTGACCATGTTTGCATTGGTGGCGAGCGCCTGGCTGTCATCGCTGCTGGGCCGCAAGACCGGCTGGGCGATCACCGGCTGGCCAGGCCGCCTTACCCTGTTGCCGCTGGCACTGGTTTTCATTGCGCAGGAATGGTCCGATGAGCGCGTGCTCTATACGCCGGCCTGGGCCATATGGCTGCTGGCGCTGGGCCTGCATTTCTGGATGCTTTACAAGAACGATACCGCGCCTGCGGCGAGTACAGGCATGCTCCGCCTTAACCGCGCCATGCACGTCGGCAGTGTCTGGTTGCTGACGCTGTTGCTGGCAGATTGCCTGTGGTTCGGGATCGACCGCGCCGGTCTGTGGCAAACCTCGTGGGCTGGCGTGGTATTGCTGGTCAGCGCCATCACAGTGTTGCTGCTGTTATCGGTCTGGGCCGGCAAGGCTAACCGGATGACGGCCTTATCGGCATTCAGCTGGCCGCGCAATCCGCATGCCGTCGCGTATTACTGGCATGCGGCGTTGCCGCTGGTGCTGCTGGTGTTTGCCGGCGCTCTGGCGATGGCTTTGTTCTCGTCCGGACATACTGAGCCGCTGCCGTATATTCCTTTGCTCAATCCTACCGATCTGACGCTGGCGCTTGCCCTCGGCGCTCTGCTGTTCTGGCGTCGCGCGGTGACGGCGGCGCAACCGCTGCCGGTTGCCGCCGGCTGGGTGCCGCGCAAGCAGACTTTGCTGACGCTGGCGGCGCTCGCCTTCGTGGCCATTAATACGGTCTGGCTGCGCATCGTCCACCATTTCTTTGGCGTCAGCTGGGATGCTTCGGCCTTATTCGACAGTTTTGTGGTGCAAACCGGCTTTGCCATCTTGTGGACCTTGCTGGCGCTTAGCCTGATGTTGCTGGCGCACCGCCGCGTGCAGCGTGGTTTATGGTTGACCGGCGCCGGCTTGCTGGGGCTGGTGGTGGTGAAATTGCTGTTGGTCGATTTGTCGAATGCAGGAGGCGCCGAGCGCATCGTCACCTTTATCGCTGTCGGCATCCTGATGCTGGTGGTTGGTTATTTTGCCCCTTTGCCGCCGAAAGCCGCCGTGGCGAATCCTGATCCTGTGGAGAAAACACAAGCATGA
- a CDS encoding right-handed parallel beta-helix repeat-containing protein, with product MRHPSLQQCATIILLAWQSLSLAAERVIPIDPARTDKPGFMVVIEAPGHYQLAGNLKVTDANTTAIEINADNVIIDLHGFAIQGATRCQQLPAPCWPLGTGNGIHAVNRSHVTVRNGIVQGMGNYGIYLESNSANLDHVVLSRNGHGGAVFFGGVISNSVAETNGGDGIFGVDLKVNRNIMRGNQLLGLAAHGQSSFSGNKLSANNGNAAQTNLKSAAAAGNTCNATACP from the coding sequence ATGCGTCATCCTAGCTTGCAGCAATGCGCGACGATTATTCTGCTCGCCTGGCAATCGTTAAGCTTGGCGGCGGAGCGGGTCATTCCGATTGATCCGGCGCGTACCGATAAACCCGGTTTCATGGTGGTGATCGAGGCGCCGGGACATTATCAATTGGCCGGCAACCTGAAGGTTACTGACGCCAACACCACGGCGATTGAAATCAACGCCGACAACGTTATCATCGACCTGCATGGCTTTGCTATCCAGGGCGCGACGCGTTGCCAGCAATTGCCGGCGCCATGCTGGCCGCTTGGCACCGGCAACGGCATTCATGCGGTAAATCGCAGCCACGTCACGGTCAGGAACGGCATCGTCCAGGGCATGGGAAACTATGGCATCTATCTGGAGAGTAATTCGGCCAATCTCGACCACGTGGTGCTATCCCGCAATGGCCATGGCGGTGCGGTCTTCTTCGGCGGCGTGATCAGCAACAGCGTTGCCGAAACCAATGGCGGCGACGGCATCTTTGGCGTCGATCTCAAAGTCAATCGCAACATCATGCGGGGCAACCAGTTGCTGGGACTTGCCGCGCATGGCCAGTCCAGCTTCAGCGGCAACAAGCTCAGCGCCAACAACGGCAATGCCGCGCAGACCAATCTCAAGTCTGCGGCGGCTGCCGGGAATACATGCAACGCAACGGCTTGCCCGTAG
- a CDS encoding DUF3999 domain-containing protein → MKHFPGLNWLRAAAVACVLAAPLAAWPASDSNTPQSYALQLPVQFNSGAPLQRLVLPAQVLVSLQTGGMSDLRIFNGQGQPLSMAMSDSASLRQTENQKIVVQSSPIIGTPDVKDLSASSLRIEDQQGKRVVQIDGGASGGAQSKTVLGALLDTRAITDAVVGMVLDVDLPDAQPITFTLQMSKDLKDWRPLAETVLYRAEATADHLGAGHIALQFAEMKDHYVRVTWTDSAGHTAPVLMRSATLTTARGVSNLPRVSAALARPVLINPYELRFSLPFATPVAALDIKPAGDNVLIPVRVLGRNDPGQPWAVLAASVIYHLQTAGKVQDSAAIELPPTAFRQIKIEADKKTPGFSALPAIALEFEPAQIVALVNGQPPFTLAAGLANAASPYLPMQSLMPGYQAAQENSLPLATIDSSPAAVQATASRDGMPTRTLILWGVLLVAALALGAMAWVLLKQNNKAAAEDQ, encoded by the coding sequence ATGAAACATTTTCCTGGTTTGAACTGGCTGCGTGCCGCAGCCGTTGCCTGCGTGCTGGCGGCGCCGCTCGCGGCATGGCCGGCAAGCGATTCGAATACCCCGCAATCTTACGCATTGCAGCTGCCGGTACAGTTCAACAGCGGTGCGCCGTTGCAGCGGCTGGTGTTGCCGGCGCAGGTGCTGGTGAGCCTGCAAACCGGCGGCATGAGCGATTTGCGGATTTTCAATGGACAAGGCCAGCCTTTGTCTATGGCGATGTCAGATAGCGCCAGCCTGCGACAAACTGAAAATCAAAAAATCGTCGTGCAGTCGTCGCCAATTATAGGAACGCCGGACGTCAAAGATCTCTCCGCTTCGTCGCTACGGATCGAAGACCAGCAAGGCAAGCGAGTGGTGCAAATCGACGGCGGCGCGAGCGGTGGCGCCCAGTCAAAAACAGTCCTGGGCGCATTGCTGGATACCCGCGCCATCACCGATGCGGTGGTGGGAATGGTGCTGGATGTGGATTTACCTGATGCGCAGCCGATTACCTTTACGCTGCAAATGAGCAAGGACTTGAAAGACTGGCGACCGTTGGCGGAAACCGTTCTTTATCGGGCCGAAGCCACGGCAGATCATCTTGGCGCCGGTCACATAGCGTTGCAGTTCGCCGAGATGAAGGATCACTACGTGCGCGTCACCTGGACCGACAGCGCCGGGCATACAGCGCCGGTGCTGATGCGTAGCGCCACCCTCACGACCGCGCGTGGCGTCAGCAACTTGCCAAGAGTCAGCGCCGCCCTGGCCAGGCCGGTGCTGATCAATCCCTATGAACTGCGTTTTTCACTGCCCTTTGCCACTCCCGTGGCGGCGCTGGACATCAAACCGGCAGGCGACAACGTATTGATACCGGTGCGTGTGCTGGGCCGCAACGATCCCGGCCAGCCATGGGCTGTACTGGCTGCCAGCGTTATCTACCATTTGCAGACCGCGGGTAAAGTGCAAGACAGCGCGGCGATCGAATTGCCGCCCACCGCATTCCGTCAGATCAAGATCGAAGCCGACAAGAAAACCCCCGGTTTCAGCGCGCTGCCGGCAATCGCTCTGGAATTTGAACCCGCGCAGATTGTGGCGCTGGTGAACGGCCAGCCGCCGTTCACGCTGGCGGCAGGTCTTGCCAATGCCGCCAGCCCGTACCTGCCGATGCAAAGCCTGATGCCTGGTTATCAGGCTGCGCAGGAAAACAGTTTGCCGCTGGCGACTATCGACAGTTCGCCTGCTGCAGTGCAGGCAACTGCCAGCCGCGATGGCATGCCGACGCGTACGCTGATACTTTGGGGGGTGCTTCTGGTGGCCGCTCTGGCGCTGGGCGCGATGGCGTGGGTGCTGCTCAAGCAAAACAACAAGGCAGCCGCCGAAGACCAATGA
- a CDS encoding AI-2E family transporter: MMSTDAIAAVAANDDPKQDPAPVEQLSAETPITGPLAPFSPHGPTHVRSVCLRILTVLALVFALQWAQKFLIPLVFGIFIAYTLNPLVVWLERIRVPRVFGTCLVMAALVLGLGQVGYSLRGEFQSIMERLPAAAHQLSRAIVNAKNQGGQASTIQKMQAAASEIENAAGQATGVKPDSKRQPPAVVAAAPFQLSEWIWTGSMGAMIFIGQAAMVTFLVFFLLLSGDTFKRKLVKLTGPSLSSKKIAVSILLEINTSIQSYMFMLLVTNALLAVMMWIVFRWIGLENAGAWALAGGFLHIIPYFGPLLIAVATGITAFMQFDSFYMMLLVAASTLVIATLVGTFVTTWMTGRIAKMNAAAVFIVLLFWGWLWGVWGLLLGIPIIVIVKVIAKRVDGLHAVAELLSD; this comes from the coding sequence ATGATGAGTACAGATGCAATCGCCGCAGTTGCCGCGAATGACGACCCAAAACAGGATCCGGCGCCGGTAGAACAATTGTCGGCAGAAACGCCGATAACCGGCCCTTTGGCGCCGTTTTCCCCTCACGGCCCGACCCATGTGCGCAGCGTGTGCCTGCGGATCCTGACCGTGCTGGCCTTGGTGTTCGCTCTCCAATGGGCGCAGAAATTCCTGATCCCGCTGGTGTTCGGGATTTTTATCGCCTATACATTGAATCCGCTGGTGGTCTGGCTGGAACGCATCCGTGTGCCGCGCGTGTTCGGCACCTGCCTGGTGATGGCCGCCCTGGTGCTGGGTCTGGGCCAGGTCGGCTATTCCTTGCGCGGCGAATTCCAGTCCATCATGGAGCGCTTGCCTGCTGCCGCGCATCAGCTGTCGCGCGCCATCGTCAACGCAAAAAACCAAGGCGGACAAGCCAGCACGATCCAGAAAATGCAAGCTGCGGCCAGCGAGATCGAAAACGCCGCCGGCCAGGCGACCGGCGTAAAACCGGACTCCAAACGGCAGCCGCCAGCGGTAGTCGCGGCCGCTCCCTTCCAGTTAAGCGAATGGATCTGGACCGGCTCGATGGGCGCCATGATTTTCATCGGCCAGGCGGCCATGGTGACCTTCCTGGTATTTTTCCTTTTGCTGTCCGGCGATACATTCAAGCGCAAGCTGGTGAAACTGACCGGGCCATCGCTCTCCAGCAAGAAAATCGCCGTCAGCATCCTGCTCGAAATCAATACCTCAATCCAAAGTTACATGTTCATGCTGCTGGTGACCAATGCACTGCTGGCGGTCATGATGTGGATCGTGTTCCGCTGGATCGGGCTGGAAAACGCCGGTGCCTGGGCCCTGGCTGGCGGCTTTCTACACATCATTCCGTACTTCGGACCGCTGCTGATCGCCGTGGCGACCGGCATCACCGCCTTCATGCAATTCGATTCGTTCTACATGATGCTGCTGGTGGCCGCCTCGACGCTGGTCATCGCCACCCTGGTCGGCACCTTCGTCACCACCTGGATGACCGGCCGCATCGCCAAGATGAATGCGGCGGCGGTATTTATCGTGCTGCTGTTCTGGGGTTGGCTATGGGGGGTGTGGGGTTTATTGCTGGGGATTCCGATCATCGTCATCGTCAAGGTCATCGCCAAACGGGTCGATGGTTTACATGCGGTGGCTGAGCTGCTGAGCGATTAA
- a CDS encoding VOC family protein has product MIHIREIDHLVLRVVNLDKMLHFYCNVLGCTVERRQEAIGLVQLRAGNSLLDLVPVDGKLGSAGGAAPGKEGRNLDHFCFRVEPFDEAAIRSHLQANQVDAGPLASRNGAEGEGPSIYITDPEGTVVELKGPPDGR; this is encoded by the coding sequence ATGATACATATTCGTGAAATCGACCATCTGGTATTGCGCGTGGTCAACCTCGACAAGATGCTGCATTTCTATTGCAACGTGCTCGGTTGCACCGTGGAGCGCCGGCAGGAGGCGATCGGCCTGGTGCAACTGCGGGCCGGCAATTCCCTGCTCGACCTGGTGCCGGTCGACGGCAAGCTCGGCAGCGCCGGCGGCGCCGCTCCGGGAAAAGAAGGGCGTAATCTCGACCACTTCTGCTTTCGGGTCGAACCCTTCGATGAAGCTGCGATTCGCTCTCATCTGCAAGCAAACCAGGTTGATGCCGGGCCGCTGGCCTCCAGGAATGGCGCCGAAGGAGAAGGACCGTCCATCTATATTACTGACCCGGAAGGTACCGTGGTTGAACTGAAAGGACCGCCGGATGGCCGCTAA
- a CDS encoding MaoC family dehydratase translates to MSEHTPSPKSALYLDDLAVGQRFTSGEHAMDEQQILAFAQQFDPQPFHLSDAAAKNTLFGGLAASGWHTAAITMRLLVTSGVLLQGGIIGSGGELSWPMPTRASDILHVESEVLEITPSRSRPDRGMVKLRSETRNQHGDIVQLFVAKLVVSRRTQ, encoded by the coding sequence ATGAGCGAACATACCCCTTCTCCAAAGTCCGCGTTGTATCTGGACGACCTCGCAGTCGGCCAACGCTTCACCAGTGGCGAGCATGCGATGGACGAACAGCAAATCCTGGCGTTTGCGCAGCAATTTGATCCGCAGCCATTCCATCTGAGCGACGCTGCCGCCAAAAACACCTTGTTTGGCGGGCTGGCCGCCAGCGGCTGGCATACGGCAGCCATCACCATGCGCCTGCTGGTGACCAGCGGCGTGCTGCTGCAAGGCGGCATCATCGGTTCGGGTGGTGAGCTGAGCTGGCCGATGCCGACCCGCGCCAGCGATATCCTGCATGTCGAGAGCGAAGTGCTGGAAATTACGCCGTCGCGCTCGCGGCCGGATCGCGGCATGGTGAAACTGCGCAGCGAGACGCGTAACCAGCACGGCGACATTGTGCAGCTGTTCGTGGCCAAACTCGTGGTGTCGCGCAGGACGCAATAG
- a CDS encoding aldo/keto reductase: protein MDEQRIKHRKLGSGGLTVSAMGLGCMGMSTAYGAADETESIATLHQALDLGINFFDTAEQYGPYTNESLLGRVFKGRRHEVVLATKFGFKIENGVTTGITSEPGHIRRAVEASLRRLDTDYIDLLYQHRVDPAVPIEEVVGVMADLVREGKVRYLGLSEAGVANIRKAHAVHPISALQSEYSLWERNLEADILPVLRELGIGLVPFSPLGRGFLSGTAQRAETYPATDFRHLDPRLQGDNFDANVRAAKVVADIAATKGATAGQVALAWVLQQGDDIVPIPGTKRRSYLEQNVGAVDITLTKAETELLESALQKVAGERYSKERMAWVDR, encoded by the coding sequence ATGGACGAACAACGCATCAAGCATCGCAAGCTGGGATCGGGCGGCCTGACGGTATCGGCAATGGGCCTGGGCTGCATGGGGATGAGCACAGCCTACGGCGCCGCCGACGAAACCGAATCCATCGCCACCCTGCATCAGGCGCTCGATCTCGGCATCAATTTCTTCGATACCGCCGAACAGTACGGCCCCTACACCAACGAATCGTTGCTAGGGCGGGTCTTCAAAGGACGCCGCCACGAAGTGGTGCTGGCGACCAAATTCGGCTTCAAGATAGAAAACGGCGTCACTACCGGCATCACCAGCGAACCCGGTCACATTCGGCGCGCGGTCGAAGCGTCGTTGCGCCGCCTCGATACCGATTACATCGATTTGCTGTACCAGCACCGCGTCGATCCGGCGGTGCCGATTGAAGAAGTAGTCGGCGTCATGGCGGACCTGGTGCGCGAAGGTAAAGTGCGCTATCTCGGGCTGTCGGAAGCCGGCGTCGCAAATATCCGCAAAGCGCACGCAGTACACCCGATCAGCGCGCTGCAAAGCGAATACTCGCTCTGGGAGCGCAATCTGGAAGCCGATATCTTGCCGGTCCTGCGCGAACTCGGCATCGGCCTGGTGCCGTTCAGTCCGCTTGGCCGCGGCTTCCTGAGCGGTACTGCGCAACGCGCGGAAACCTATCCTGCCACCGACTTCCGGCATCTCGACCCGCGCCTGCAGGGCGACAATTTTGACGCCAACGTGCGCGCAGCAAAAGTAGTCGCCGATATCGCCGCCACCAAGGGCGCCACCGCCGGCCAGGTGGCGCTGGCCTGGGTGCTGCAGCAGGGCGACGACATCGTGCCGATTCCCGGCACCAAGCGCCGCAGTTACCTGGAGCAAAATGTGGGCGCCGTCGACATCACGCTAACGAAAGCAGAAACCGAATTGCTGGAAAGCGCGCTGCAAAAGGTAGCGGGCGAGCGTTATAGCAAGGAACGCATGGCCTGGGTGGATCGCTAG
- a CDS encoding BPSL1445 family SYLF domain-containing lipoprotein, giving the protein MQKKSSFPSKSLAAIAVALASITFAGCTTTMPGKDASSQTSRNDVNAGVDATLSKLYQTAPASRDLVARAKGVLVFPAVLQASFVIGAEYGKGALRVGGRNAGYYSTTAGSVGFQAGAQSKAIILLFMTQDALDKFRNSNGWTVGADATVALANIGANGNIDTNTAQQPIIGFVTTNGGLIAGVSLQGAKIAKIEL; this is encoded by the coding sequence ATGCAAAAAAAATCATCATTCCCAAGTAAAAGTCTTGCAGCTATCGCCGTCGCCCTGGCCAGCATTACCTTCGCCGGTTGCACCACCACCATGCCGGGCAAGGATGCCAGTTCCCAAACCAGCCGCAATGACGTCAACGCAGGCGTGGACGCTACCTTGTCGAAACTGTACCAGACTGCGCCTGCATCACGTGACCTGGTGGCGCGCGCCAAGGGCGTCCTGGTATTCCCGGCAGTGCTGCAAGCCAGTTTTGTGATCGGCGCTGAATACGGCAAGGGCGCATTGCGCGTCGGTGGCCGCAATGCGGGCTATTACAGCACTACCGCAGGGTCGGTCGGCTTCCAGGCTGGTGCGCAATCGAAAGCCATCATATTGTTATTCATGACCCAGGACGCTCTGGATAAATTCCGCAACAGCAATGGCTGGACGGTCGGCGCCGACGCCACCGTGGCGCTGGCGAATATCGGCGCCAACGGCAACATCGATACCAACACCGCGCAACAGCCGATTATTGGCTTCGTGACCACCAATGGCGGCCTGATTGCCGGCGTTTCCCTGCAAGGCGCCAAGATCGCCAAGATCGAACTGTAA